Proteins co-encoded in one Taeniopygia guttata chromosome 4, bTaeGut7.mat, whole genome shotgun sequence genomic window:
- the PGRMC2 gene encoding membrane-associated progesterone receptor component 2, which translates to MADDGQGRLRTEEGRAGGAALAGGEVLLSVGLLALALLAAYRLYLRWGTRNGPGGAARQGEAAALPRMKRRDFSLEQLREFDGARNPRILLAVNGKVFDVTKGSKFYGPEGPYGIFAGRDASRGLATFCLDKDALRDEYDDLSDLNAVQMESVREWEMQFKEKYDYVGRLLKPGEEPSEYTDEEDTKDHTKQE; encoded by the exons ATGGCGGACGATGGGCAGGGGCGGCTCAGGACTGAGGagggccgggcgggcggcgcggctCTGGCGGGCGGCGAGGTGCTGCTGAGCGtggggctgctggccctggcGCTGCTGGCGGCCTACCGGCTCTACCTGCGCTGGGGAACGCGGAACGGGCCGGGGGGCGCGGCTCGGCAGGGCGAGGCCGCCGCGCTGCCGCGCATGAAGCGCCGGGATTtctccctggagcagctgcgcGAGTTCGATGGCGCTCGCAATCCTCGCATCCTCCTGGCTGTTAACGGCAAAGTCTTCGACGTGACCAAAGGCAGCAAGTTCTACGGGCCCG aggGTCCATATGGAATATTTGCTGGCAGAGATGCCTCCAGGGGACTAGCAACTTTCTGTCTAGATAAAGATGCACTCAGAGATGAATATGATGACCTATCGGACTTAAATGCTGTACAGATGGAAAGTGTAAGAGAGTGGGAAATGCAATTTAAAG aaaaatatgaCTACGTAGGTAGACTCCTAAAACCAGGGGAAGAACCATCAGAATACACAGATGAGGAAGATACCAAGGATCACACTAAACAGGAATGA